One stretch of Siphonobacter curvatus DNA includes these proteins:
- the rnc gene encoding ribonuclease III, with translation MLLPLFVSTVFDPLTQFFRSPSDKDKKLKKAVATLIGTRPSNVELYRLAFMHTSVSKPLNGKDVRLSNERLEYLGDAVLGMVVAEYLFKKYPYKDEGFLTEIRSRIVNRESLNLVARKLGLDTLVEYDPNRRTVLARTSMYGDALEAFVGAIYLDKGFQFTRKFILKRLLSSYFDLDKVVETNINYKSQIIEWAQREGRDLRFEVTEKGSARHKEFIAELMVDNEVFATGTGFNKKKAEQSASEKAIEKLNLVKPVS, from the coding sequence GTGCTGCTACCGCTATTCGTTTCTACGGTCTTTGACCCTCTGACCCAGTTTTTCAGATCACCATCCGACAAGGATAAAAAGCTGAAGAAAGCGGTAGCTACGCTTATCGGTACCCGTCCGTCCAATGTGGAACTGTACCGACTGGCATTTATGCATACATCGGTAAGTAAGCCCTTGAATGGCAAAGATGTCCGACTTTCCAACGAACGGCTCGAATACCTGGGCGATGCGGTGCTGGGCATGGTGGTAGCCGAGTATCTCTTCAAAAAGTATCCTTACAAAGACGAAGGTTTTCTAACCGAAATCCGCTCCCGGATTGTGAATCGGGAATCACTTAACCTGGTGGCTCGTAAACTGGGGCTGGATACGCTGGTGGAATACGACCCGAATCGCCGGACGGTACTGGCCCGTACTTCCATGTACGGTGATGCTCTGGAAGCGTTTGTGGGAGCGATCTACCTGGATAAAGGATTTCAGTTCACCAGGAAATTCATTTTGAAACGACTGCTCTCCAGTTATTTCGATCTGGATAAAGTGGTGGAAACCAATATCAACTACAAGTCGCAGATCATTGAATGGGCTCAGCGGGAAGGTCGCGACCTTCGCTTTGAAGTGACCGAAAAAGGATCCGCCCGACACAAGGAATTCATTGCCGAACTCATGGTCGATAACGAAGTATTCGCCACGGGTACAGGGTTCAATAAAAAGAAAGCCGAGCAGTCGGCTTCCGAAAAAGCCATCGAAAAACTGAACCTGGTCAAGCCGGTTAGTTAA
- the hemB gene encoding porphobilinogen synthase, with amino-acid sequence MHILRRPRRLRTSAAVRALVEETSVSVNDLILPVFVVEGQNVKREVASMPGVYRHSLDNLLDEIGQCQDLGIKAFDLFPGLDESKKDKYASESWREGSMYLEAIHAVKSKYPDVVVMTDVAMDPYSSDGHDGYVENGEILNDETLEYLGKMGVAQAQAGADILGPSDMMDGRVGYLREKLDDAGFSKVAIMSYTAKYASALYSPFRDALESAPKFGDKKTYQMNPANIKEALIEAELDYAEGADYLMVKPAMLYLDIIKMLNDNFALPIAAYNISGEYSMIKAAAQKGWIDGDRVMLETLTSIKRAGAKIILTYFAKEFAQIQQQR; translated from the coding sequence ATGCATATATTACGTCGTCCCCGTCGGTTGCGTACAAGTGCCGCGGTGCGAGCGTTGGTTGAAGAAACGAGCGTTTCGGTAAATGATCTCATTCTGCCGGTTTTTGTGGTAGAAGGACAAAATGTAAAACGAGAAGTAGCTTCCATGCCGGGTGTGTATCGGCATTCGCTGGATAATTTGCTGGATGAAATTGGCCAGTGCCAGGATTTAGGCATCAAAGCTTTTGATTTATTTCCCGGTTTGGATGAATCCAAAAAAGATAAGTACGCTAGTGAAAGCTGGCGGGAAGGCAGCATGTATCTGGAAGCAATTCATGCGGTGAAGAGTAAGTATCCGGACGTAGTGGTCATGACGGACGTAGCCATGGATCCCTACAGCTCGGATGGGCACGATGGGTACGTAGAGAATGGTGAGATTCTGAACGACGAAACGCTGGAATACCTGGGCAAAATGGGTGTTGCTCAGGCTCAGGCGGGTGCCGACATTCTCGGGCCTTCGGATATGATGGACGGTCGGGTAGGGTACCTGCGGGAGAAACTCGATGACGCCGGATTTTCGAAAGTAGCGATCATGTCGTACACAGCCAAGTACGCGTCGGCTCTGTACAGTCCTTTCCGGGATGCCTTGGAGTCGGCCCCCAAGTTCGGCGACAAGAAAACGTATCAGATGAATCCGGCCAATATCAAGGAGGCTTTGATTGAAGCCGAACTCGATTACGCCGAAGGAGCCGATTACCTGATGGTAAAGCCTGCCATGCTGTATCTGGACATTATCAAGATGCTGAACGATAACTTCGCCCTGCCCATTGCCGCGTACAATATTTCGGGTGAGTACTCCATGATCAAAGCTGCCGCCCAGAAAGGCTGGATTGACGGGGATCGGGTGATGCTCGAAACGCTGACGTCCATCAAACGGGCGGGAGCAAAGATTATTCTGACGTACTTCGCGAAGGAGTTTGCTCAAATCCAGCAACAACGATAA
- a CDS encoding dihydroorotase, with translation MSSLLILNAQLVNEGQIRPADVFIKDGFIEKIGTGLSGLNADQVIDAKGQYLLPGVIDDQVHFREPGLTHKATIRSEARAAVSGGVTSFMEMPNTVPNALTQELLADKYAIASRSSLANYSFFMGASNDNYDEVMRTDATQVCGVKIFMGSSTGNMLVDNPVVLGKLFANAPYLIATHCEDEATIRANVAAYKERYGDDAPARVHPEIRNEEACYKSSSMAVELAKQHGTRLHILHITTGEETALFDKGYYGYSDAESVKLKHQKHITSEVCVHHLWFDARDYERLGNQIKCNPAIKADGHKQQLLQALLDDRIDVIATDHAPHTWEEKQQSYWQAPSGLPLVQHPLLLMLEFYQDGKISLETIVRKMSHAVADCFRMEKRGYIREGYWADLVLVDLNRPNVVTKESLHFQCGWSPLEGYNFRSAVTHTIVSGHVAYANGAFNEEKTGERLTFIPA, from the coding sequence ATGTCTTCACTTCTTATTCTTAATGCTCAGCTGGTCAACGAAGGACAGATTCGCCCGGCGGACGTATTCATCAAAGATGGGTTCATTGAAAAAATCGGTACGGGCCTTTCCGGACTGAACGCCGATCAGGTCATTGATGCCAAAGGCCAGTATCTGTTACCCGGTGTCATTGACGACCAGGTACATTTCCGGGAACCGGGCCTTACGCACAAGGCGACCATCCGATCGGAAGCCCGGGCGGCGGTTTCTGGTGGCGTGACGAGCTTTATGGAAATGCCCAATACCGTTCCGAATGCACTCACGCAGGAACTGCTGGCCGACAAGTACGCGATCGCCAGCCGTAGTTCACTGGCTAATTACTCGTTCTTCATGGGAGCTTCGAACGACAACTACGACGAGGTCATGCGGACGGATGCTACGCAAGTTTGCGGCGTAAAAATTTTCATGGGATCATCGACGGGGAACATGCTGGTGGACAATCCGGTGGTGCTAGGTAAGCTTTTCGCGAATGCTCCCTATTTGATTGCTACGCACTGTGAAGATGAAGCCACGATTCGGGCCAACGTAGCGGCTTACAAAGAACGGTACGGTGACGATGCTCCTGCCCGTGTGCACCCCGAAATCCGGAATGAAGAGGCATGTTACAAATCCAGCTCCATGGCGGTAGAATTAGCCAAACAGCACGGTACGCGACTGCACATTCTGCATATTACGACTGGCGAAGAAACGGCCTTGTTTGACAAAGGCTATTACGGATATTCCGATGCCGAAAGCGTAAAACTCAAACACCAGAAACACATCACGTCGGAAGTCTGCGTGCATCACCTCTGGTTTGATGCCCGCGATTACGAACGCCTGGGCAATCAGATCAAGTGTAATCCAGCCATTAAAGCCGATGGCCATAAGCAACAACTGTTACAGGCTCTGCTCGACGACCGGATTGATGTAATTGCCACCGACCACGCTCCGCACACCTGGGAAGAAAAGCAACAGTCGTACTGGCAGGCCCCCTCGGGTTTACCGCTGGTGCAGCATCCCCTGCTACTGATGCTGGAGTTTTATCAGGACGGTAAAATCTCCCTCGAAACCATCGTTCGAAAAATGTCACACGCCGTAGCCGATTGTTTCCGGATGGAAAAACGGGGCTATATCCGTGAAGGCTACTGGGCCGATCTGGTGCTGGTGGATCTAAATCGTCCGAATGTGGTCACGAAAGAAAGCCTGCATTTTCAGTGCGGCTGGTCGCCGCTGGAAGGATACAACTTTCGCTCCGCCGTTACGCATACCATCGTATCGGGTCACGTGGCGTACGCGAATGGAGCATTCAACGAAGAAAAAACGGGCGAACGCCTGACGTTCATCCCCGCGTAA
- a CDS encoding BatD family protein — translation MKARQIYLIILLFYCSFSRIFVFAQQNAIRIELGPSSIPAGKPYTITVVITGSEQREYDRFPDVMGMSRRGTTTTTSSTTVGNRTEIVQRITQNYIPNQPGNYAVTPFTMNVNGQTVQSMGGIVIVTDAVAKETVAEEEEEAVEPTPADAKASAFLLLSSNRSQVYAGEGFNLSLGFFVADDNPLEMSFYALNLQLGAILKQIRPANCWEENFGIRGEPQIFETTINGRRYTEYRLFQAVYFPLNTEPIQFPAVSLKMSVNDEKSKKQSFLTFHSKPLVIRPVPLPQDARRNQAVTGEYSVREQLSTRVVQTGKTIQYKITINGIGNLTPILIPTPENDNFFDFYPPTIQQSITRRRSRVSGEKTFTFQIIPKQAGNFPLSMYFRWIFFNPRTGRYVNWQSNMVLKSQGEKITNTDSDALAGSLFSNLENLDSTKPFVNVQHTILSLANGLLAIMALGMVYIFIRGKRG, via the coding sequence ATGAAGGCACGACAAATATATTTAATTATCCTACTTTTTTATTGTTCTTTTTCAAGAATTTTTGTTTTTGCCCAGCAAAACGCGATTCGCATTGAATTAGGGCCTTCTTCTATACCTGCCGGCAAGCCCTATACGATCACCGTAGTCATCACGGGGAGCGAACAACGCGAGTACGATCGCTTCCCGGATGTCATGGGAATGAGCCGCCGAGGCACCACCACTACTACTTCCAGTACCACCGTAGGCAATCGTACGGAAATAGTACAACGCATCACTCAAAATTATATTCCAAACCAACCGGGAAATTATGCTGTCACGCCATTTACCATGAATGTGAATGGACAGACCGTTCAGTCCATGGGCGGAATTGTCATTGTGACCGATGCCGTTGCCAAAGAGACAGTGGCAGAAGAAGAGGAGGAAGCCGTTGAACCCACTCCCGCGGACGCCAAAGCGTCTGCGTTTTTACTCCTCAGCTCCAACCGTAGTCAGGTTTACGCGGGCGAAGGATTTAACTTGAGTTTGGGCTTTTTTGTTGCGGACGACAATCCGCTGGAAATGAGTTTTTATGCCTTAAACCTGCAATTAGGGGCCATTCTCAAGCAGATACGACCGGCAAACTGCTGGGAAGAAAATTTTGGTATACGGGGTGAACCCCAGATTTTTGAAACCACGATTAATGGCCGAAGGTACACTGAGTACCGGCTCTTTCAGGCAGTATATTTTCCGTTAAATACGGAGCCGATCCAGTTTCCTGCCGTAAGTCTGAAAATGAGCGTGAATGATGAAAAGTCGAAAAAACAGTCTTTCCTGACGTTTCATAGTAAACCCCTCGTCATTCGTCCCGTCCCGCTGCCCCAGGATGCCCGCCGCAATCAGGCCGTTACTGGGGAATATTCGGTACGTGAACAACTTAGTACCCGGGTCGTACAAACGGGGAAAACGATTCAGTACAAAATCACGATAAACGGCATTGGTAACCTAACCCCGATTCTGATTCCAACGCCCGAAAATGATAACTTTTTTGATTTTTACCCACCAACCATTCAGCAATCCATTACGCGTCGGCGGAGCCGGGTGAGTGGTGAAAAAACTTTTACTTTTCAGATCATTCCCAAACAGGCCGGAAACTTCCCGTTAAGCATGTATTTTCGCTGGATATTTTTCAATCCACGAACCGGCCGCTACGTCAACTGGCAGTCGAATATGGTTCTGAAAAGTCAGGGTGAGAAAATTACCAATACCGATTCGGATGCACTGGCGGGTTCGCTCTTCAGTAATCTTGAAAACCTGGACAGTACGAAACCCTTCGTGAATGTTCAGCATACCATTCTGAGTCTGGCGAATGGACTACTGGCGATTATGGCTTTGGGAATGGTGTATATTTTCATACGAGGGAAACGCGGATAG
- the fabF gene encoding beta-ketoacyl-ACP synthase II, whose amino-acid sequence MQLKRVVVTGLGALTPIGNTVEEYWDGLTRGVSGANLITRFDATRFRTKFACEVKNFDVQAYIPRQEARKMDWFTQYAVVTADEAIADAGIDKEKVDLDRIGVIWGAGIGGLKTFEDEVLNFGGGDGNPRFNPFFIPKMIADSSAGLISIRHGFRGPTYVTVSACASSGNALIDAFNYIRLGKMDICVSGGSEAAVTQAGVGGFNALKALSERNDDFATASRPYDKDRDGFVLGEGGAALILEEYEHAVARGAKIYCEIMGGGMSSDAYHITAPHPDGRGAYMCMKLALEDAELPLESVDYINTHGTSTPIGDPQELKAIERLFGEHATKLNISSTKSMTGHLLGGAAAIEAVAAILAIKNQLVPPTINHFTDDPDINPNLNLTFNEPQARKVEVAISNTFGFGGHNTCVVFKKV is encoded by the coding sequence ATGCAATTAAAGCGAGTTGTTGTCACTGGACTAGGAGCTCTTACCCCCATAGGAAATACGGTAGAGGAATACTGGGACGGACTGACCCGAGGCGTCAGCGGTGCCAATCTCATTACGCGGTTCGATGCCACCCGTTTCCGTACCAAATTTGCCTGTGAGGTAAAAAACTTTGACGTACAGGCGTACATTCCTCGCCAAGAGGCCCGCAAGATGGACTGGTTTACCCAGTACGCCGTCGTAACCGCCGATGAGGCGATTGCTGACGCGGGCATCGATAAAGAAAAAGTAGACCTGGATCGGATCGGTGTGATCTGGGGTGCGGGTATTGGTGGACTCAAAACGTTTGAGGATGAAGTATTGAATTTTGGCGGTGGCGATGGAAACCCCCGATTCAATCCCTTCTTTATTCCCAAAATGATTGCGGATAGTTCTGCCGGACTGATCTCTATTCGTCACGGATTCCGTGGACCTACTTACGTCACCGTATCGGCCTGTGCTTCTTCAGGAAACGCCCTGATCGACGCGTTTAATTACATCCGTTTGGGTAAAATGGATATCTGTGTATCCGGTGGATCGGAAGCAGCTGTTACGCAGGCGGGTGTAGGAGGATTTAACGCTCTGAAAGCCCTTTCAGAACGCAATGACGATTTTGCCACGGCTTCCCGTCCGTACGATAAAGACCGCGATGGTTTCGTACTGGGTGAAGGTGGAGCAGCTCTGATTCTGGAAGAGTACGAGCACGCCGTAGCTCGTGGAGCAAAAATCTACTGCGAAATCATGGGTGGCGGTATGTCATCGGATGCGTATCACATTACAGCTCCCCATCCCGACGGACGCGGTGCCTACATGTGTATGAAGCTGGCTCTGGAAGACGCCGAATTGCCGCTGGAATCAGTCGATTACATTAACACCCATGGTACATCCACGCCCATCGGCGATCCGCAGGAACTAAAAGCCATTGAGCGTTTGTTCGGCGAACATGCTACCAAGCTGAATATCAGTTCCACGAAATCTATGACCGGTCACCTCTTAGGGGGAGCGGCTGCGATTGAAGCGGTAGCTGCAATTCTAGCGATTAAAAATCAGTTGGTACCGCCTACGATCAACCATTTTACGGATGATCCTGATATTAATCCAAATTTAAACCTTACCTTCAATGAGCCCCAGGCCCGGAAGGTAGAAGTGGCCATTAGCAACACTTTTGGTTTTGGCGGACACAACACTTGCGTTGTTTTCAAGAAAGTATAG
- a CDS encoding DUF456 domain-containing protein, which translates to MEILLVILGVLALLVGLAGAVLPLPGPPLSFLGLLLLHWSGRATFSSTTLIVLGIVTFIIAVLDYLVPIWGVRKFGGTTYGTYGTTIGLILGLILPIPGGMFVGAFVGAMGGEMYGGMASGKAMRAAFGSFLGFMAGMFMKVVLCLVMIGYAIAAFIK; encoded by the coding sequence ATGGAAATTTTATTAGTCATTCTGGGCGTACTGGCCCTACTCGTTGGTTTGGCCGGAGCCGTTCTGCCTTTACCCGGTCCACCGCTGAGTTTTTTAGGCTTGTTACTATTGCATTGGTCAGGACGAGCCACGTTTTCTTCCACCACCCTCATTGTTCTTGGGATCGTTACGTTCATCATTGCCGTACTGGATTATCTGGTACCCATTTGGGGCGTACGAAAATTTGGCGGTACCACCTACGGCACGTACGGCACTACAATTGGACTTATCCTGGGTTTAATCCTGCCCATCCCCGGCGGGATGTTTGTGGGAGCCTTTGTCGGAGCGATGGGTGGAGAAATGTACGGCGGTATGGCTTCGGGCAAAGCCATGCGGGCTGCGTTTGGCTCGTTTCTGGGCTTCATGGCGGGTATGTTTATGAAGGTCGTTTTATGTCTGGTTATGATTGGGTACGCCATCGCCGCTTTTATTAAGTAA